A single genomic interval of Nitratidesulfovibrio sp. SRB-5 harbors:
- the hisF gene encoding imidazole glycerol phosphate synthase subunit HisF, whose protein sequence is MLSKRIIPCLDVRNGRLTKGVKFEGNVDIGDPVETARRYYEQGADEIVFYDITASHEDRGIFLDVVERVASEIFIPFSVGGGINTVEDMRAVLVAGAEKVSVNSGAVKNPDIISQGAAAFGSQAIVVGMDVKQVQKSEAIPSGYEIVIHGGRKFMGMDAIEWARTCEALGAGELCVNSIDADGTKDGYELTLTRMIADAVSIPVIASGGAGSPAHMYDAITTGGATAALIASIVHYGQYTIPDLKRQISGMGAKLRMVW, encoded by the coding sequence GTGCTTAGCAAGCGCATCATCCCCTGTCTGGACGTCCGCAACGGCAGGCTGACCAAGGGCGTGAAGTTCGAGGGCAACGTGGACATCGGCGACCCGGTGGAAACCGCCCGCCGCTACTACGAGCAGGGCGCGGACGAAATCGTGTTCTACGACATCACCGCCTCGCACGAGGACCGGGGCATCTTTCTCGACGTGGTCGAGCGGGTGGCCTCGGAAATCTTCATCCCCTTCTCGGTGGGCGGGGGCATCAACACCGTGGAAGACATGCGGGCCGTGCTGGTGGCCGGGGCGGAGAAGGTGTCGGTGAACTCCGGCGCGGTGAAGAACCCGGACATCATCAGCCAGGGCGCGGCGGCCTTCGGGTCGCAGGCCATCGTGGTGGGCATGGACGTGAAGCAGGTGCAGAAGTCCGAGGCCATCCCCTCCGGCTACGAGATCGTCATCCACGGCGGGCGCAAGTTCATGGGCATGGACGCCATCGAATGGGCCAGAACCTGCGAGGCGCTGGGCGCCGGCGAACTGTGCGTCAACTCCATCGACGCGGACGGCACCAAGGACGGCTACGAGCTGACCCTGACCCGGATGATCGCCGACGCGGTGTCCATTCCGGTCATCGCCTCCGGCGGCGCGGGCAGCCCGGCGCACATGTACGACGCCATCACCACGGGCGGCGCCACCGCCGCGCTGATCGCCTCCATCGTGCACTACGGCCAGTACACCATCCCGGACCTGAAGCGGCAGATTTCGGGCATGGGGGCCAAACTGCGCATGGTCTGGTAA
- the hisH gene encoding imidazole glycerol phosphate synthase subunit HisH: MLAILDYKAGNQTSVRRALDHLGIPCVITADPAVIAGAHGVIFPGVGAAGQAMNELLTTGLDKVLKDQVQAGKPLLGICVGCQIMLDYSQENDTKALGIVPGECRLFNAAWTEEDGTPIRVPHMGWNSIVQKRPCELLKGIEPEAEFYFVHSYYPAPPESYVIATCTYGEEFCAIHGGPGLWAVQFHPEKSGRPGLALLRNFYAYCKEASRA, translated from the coding sequence ATGCTCGCTATCCTCGACTACAAGGCAGGCAACCAGACCAGCGTGCGCCGTGCGCTGGACCACCTGGGCATTCCCTGCGTCATCACGGCGGATCCGGCGGTCATCGCCGGGGCGCACGGGGTGATCTTTCCGGGGGTGGGCGCGGCCGGGCAGGCCATGAACGAGTTGCTCACCACCGGGCTCGACAAGGTGCTGAAGGACCAGGTGCAGGCGGGCAAGCCGCTGCTGGGCATCTGCGTGGGCTGCCAGATCATGCTGGACTACAGCCAGGAAAACGACACCAAGGCCCTCGGCATCGTGCCCGGCGAATGCCGCCTGTTCAACGCCGCCTGGACCGAAGAGGACGGCACCCCCATCCGCGTGCCGCACATGGGCTGGAACAGCATCGTGCAGAAGCGCCCGTGCGAACTGCTGAAGGGCATCGAGCCGGAGGCGGAATTCTACTTCGTGCACAGCTATTACCCCGCCCCGCCGGAAAGCTACGTCATCGCCACGTGCACCTACGGCGAGGAATTCTGCGCCATCCACGGCGGCCCCGGCCTGTGGGCCGTGCAGTTTCACCCGGAAAAGAGCGGTCGGCCCGGCCTTGCCTTGCTGCGCAACTTCTACGCCTACTGCAAGGAGGCCAGCCGTGCTTAG
- the carB gene encoding carbamoyl-phosphate synthase large subunit, producing the protein MPKRTDLKRIMVIGSGPIVIGQACEFDYSGTQAVKALKEEGYEVVLVNSNPATIMTDPGLADRTYIEPIEPETVAAIIRKERPDALLPTLGGQTGLNTALALAAMGVLEECGVELIGANKQVIEKAESRELFREAMANIGLKVPASGIARTMEDVRRLGTEMPFPLIIRPAFTMGGTGGGIAYNMEDLEEIAARGLAASIKHEVMIEQSVLGWKEFEMEVMRDKADNCVIICSIENFDAMGVHTGDSITVAPAQTLTDVEYQMMRDASIAIMREIGVETGGSNVQFGINPQNGDMVVIEMNPRVSRSSALASKATGFPIAKIAAKLAVGYTLDEIPNDITRETMASFEPSIDYCVTKIPRFTFEKFPGAKDELTTSMKSVGEAMSIGRTFKESLQKGLRSLEVGAPGLGSAFRCKGPEREDIMRKLRTPNSRRIFYVRHAMLDGMTVEEIHEATAIDPWFLRQMKDLVDMEAELRDFALGNAMTVDNAELVALMRRAKEYGFSDRQLAEMWKRPESDVRTLRKAMGIAPTYYLVDTCASEFEAYTPYYYSTYETGHEVAVEDRKKVIILGGGPNRIGQGIEFDYCCCHASFALKEMGVQAIMVNSNPETVSTDYDTSDRLYFEPLTFEDVMNIIETEKPDGVVVQFGGQTPLNLAVPLMRAGVPILGTSPDSIDRAEDRERFQALLQKLGLRQPANATVMSLPEAHSAAARIGYPVVVRPSYVLGGRAMEIVYDEEQLADYFANSVGEKPKHPILIDKFLESATEVDVDALSDGTDVYVAGIMEHIEEAGIHSGDSACVIPPHTLPEAIVNEIARQTVELARELRVVGLMNIQFAVKDGLIYILEVNPRASRTAPFVSKATAVPLPRLATQIMLGATLKELDPWSMRRTGYFSVKESVFPFNRFPGVDILLGPEMRSTGEVMGIASSFEEAYLKGQLAGGQRLPQGGKIFISVNDRDKLLITEVASMFADLGFEVLATSGTAKLLREGGVPATAVHKVYEGRPNIVDFIKNGEIALVVNTASGKRTVQDSKSIRQATLMYGVPYSTTVSGAKAIAQAIRASRCCGVNVKSLQEYYGTN; encoded by the coding sequence ATGCCCAAACGCACCGATTTGAAGCGGATCATGGTCATCGGTTCCGGCCCGATCGTCATCGGGCAGGCGTGCGAATTCGACTATTCCGGCACGCAGGCCGTGAAGGCCCTGAAGGAAGAAGGCTACGAGGTGGTGTTGGTCAACTCCAACCCCGCCACCATCATGACCGACCCCGGTCTTGCCGACCGCACCTACATCGAACCCATCGAGCCCGAAACGGTGGCCGCCATCATCCGCAAGGAGCGGCCCGACGCGCTGCTGCCCACCCTGGGCGGCCAGACCGGCCTGAACACCGCGCTGGCCCTTGCCGCCATGGGCGTGCTGGAAGAATGCGGCGTTGAACTCATCGGAGCCAACAAGCAGGTCATCGAAAAGGCGGAAAGCCGCGAACTCTTCCGCGAGGCCATGGCCAACATCGGCCTGAAGGTGCCCGCCAGCGGCATTGCCCGCACCATGGAAGACGTGCGCCGCCTGGGCACCGAAATGCCCTTCCCGCTGATCATCCGCCCGGCCTTCACCATGGGCGGCACCGGCGGCGGCATCGCCTACAACATGGAGGACCTGGAAGAGATTGCCGCGCGCGGTCTTGCCGCCTCCATCAAGCACGAGGTGATGATCGAGCAGTCGGTGCTGGGCTGGAAGGAATTCGAGATGGAGGTGATGCGCGACAAGGCCGACAACTGCGTCATTATCTGCTCCATCGAAAACTTCGACGCCATGGGCGTGCACACGGGCGATTCCATCACCGTGGCCCCGGCCCAGACCCTGACCGACGTCGAGTACCAGATGATGCGCGATGCCTCCATCGCCATCATGCGCGAAATCGGCGTGGAAACGGGCGGCTCCAACGTGCAGTTCGGCATCAACCCGCAGAACGGCGACATGGTGGTCATCGAGATGAACCCCCGCGTGTCGCGTTCTTCCGCGCTGGCCTCCAAGGCCACCGGGTTCCCCATCGCCAAGATCGCGGCCAAGCTGGCCGTGGGATACACGCTGGACGAAATTCCCAACGACATCACCCGCGAGACGATGGCCAGCTTCGAGCCGTCCATCGACTACTGCGTCACCAAGATTCCGCGCTTCACCTTCGAAAAGTTCCCCGGCGCCAAGGACGAGCTGACCACCTCGATGAAGAGCGTGGGCGAGGCCATGTCCATTGGCCGCACCTTCAAGGAATCGTTGCAGAAGGGCCTGCGCTCGCTGGAAGTGGGCGCGCCCGGCCTTGGTTCCGCCTTCCGCTGCAAGGGTCCGGAGCGCGAGGACATCATGCGCAAGTTGCGCACGCCCAACTCGCGCCGCATCTTCTACGTGCGGCACGCCATGCTCGACGGCATGACCGTGGAGGAAATCCACGAGGCCACCGCCATCGACCCGTGGTTTTTGCGCCAGATGAAGGACCTGGTCGACATGGAAGCCGAGCTGCGCGACTTTGCCCTGGGCAACGCCATGACCGTGGACAACGCGGAACTGGTGGCCCTGATGCGCCGCGCCAAGGAATACGGCTTTTCCGACCGCCAGCTGGCCGAAATGTGGAAGCGCCCCGAATCGGACGTGCGCACCCTGCGCAAGGCCATGGGCATCGCCCCCACCTACTATCTGGTGGACACCTGCGCCAGCGAGTTCGAGGCGTACACCCCTTACTACTACTCCACCTACGAGACCGGCCATGAAGTGGCCGTGGAAGACCGCAAGAAGGTCATCATCCTGGGTGGCGGACCCAACCGCATCGGGCAGGGCATCGAGTTCGACTACTGCTGCTGCCACGCCTCCTTCGCGCTGAAGGAAATGGGCGTGCAGGCCATCATGGTCAACTCCAACCCTGAAACGGTATCGACCGACTACGACACCTCCGACCGCCTGTACTTCGAGCCGCTGACCTTCGAGGATGTCATGAACATCATCGAGACGGAAAAGCCCGACGGCGTGGTGGTGCAGTTCGGCGGGCAGACCCCGCTGAACCTGGCCGTGCCGCTGATGCGCGCTGGCGTGCCCATTCTTGGCACCTCGCCCGATTCCATCGACCGCGCCGAAGACCGCGAACGCTTCCAGGCCCTGTTGCAGAAGCTGGGCCTGCGCCAGCCCGCCAACGCCACGGTCATGTCCCTGCCCGAGGCGCACAGCGCCGCCGCCCGCATCGGCTACCCGGTGGTGGTGCGGCCCAGCTACGTGCTGGGCGGCCGGGCCATGGAAATCGTGTACGACGAGGAACAGCTGGCCGACTACTTCGCCAATTCGGTGGGTGAAAAGCCCAAGCACCCCATCCTCATCGACAAGTTCCTGGAAAGCGCCACCGAGGTGGACGTGGACGCCCTGTCCGACGGCACCGACGTGTACGTGGCGGGCATCATGGAACACATCGAGGAAGCGGGCATCCATTCCGGCGACTCCGCCTGCGTCATTCCGCCGCACACCCTGCCCGAGGCCATCGTCAACGAGATCGCCCGGCAGACCGTGGAACTGGCGCGCGAACTGCGCGTGGTGGGCCTGATGAACATCCAGTTCGCGGTCAAGGACGGCCTCATCTACATCCTTGAAGTGAACCCCCGCGCCTCGCGCACCGCGCCCTTCGTGTCGAAGGCCACCGCCGTGCCCCTGCCGCGCCTGGCCACCCAGATCATGCTGGGCGCCACGCTGAAGGAACTGGACCCGTGGTCCATGCGCCGCACCGGCTACTTCTCGGTGAAGGAATCGGTGTTCCCGTTCAACCGCTTCCCGGGGGTGGACATCCTGCTCGGCCCCGAAATGCGGTCCACGGGCGAGGTGATGGGTATTGCCTCCAGCTTCGAGGAAGCCTATCTGAAGGGCCAGCTTGCGGGCGGACAGCGCCTGCCGCAGGGCGGCAAGATCTTCATCTCCGTCAACGACCGGGACAAGCTGCTGATCACGGAAGTGGCCAGCATGTTCGCGGACCTTGGCTTCGAGGTGTTGGCCACCAGCGGCACCGCCAAGCTGCTGCGCGAAGGCGGCGTGCCCGCCACGGCGGTGCACAAGGTGTACGAAGGGCGACCCAACATCGTGGACTTCATCAAGAACGGCGAAATCGCCCTGGTGGTCAACACCGCCTCGGGCAAGCGCACCGTGCAGGATTCCAAGTCCATCCGGCAGGCAACGCTGATGTACGGGGTGCCCTACAGCACCACCGTATCCGGGGCCAAGGCCATCGCGCAGGCCATACGGGCCAGCCGCTGCTGCGGGGTGAACGTGAAGAGCTTGCAGGAATACTACGGAACCAACTAG
- the purF gene encoding amidophosphoribosyltransferase, whose translation MIKHYCGIFGIYNHVEAARMAYFGLYALQHRGQESAGIVTWDGQKLREHRGMGLVPDVFNERHLGKELKGNIAVGHIRYSTTGASLIRNAQPFLVRFKGMEIAIAHNGNLTNTVELRDELEQKGSIFQTSIDSEVFVHLIAHNMNGKSFEEAVMAACKRVKGAYSLIILANDKLIAMRDPNGMRPLALGRLAGSPVLASETCAFDLMEAEFIRPLDPGEMLVIEGNSVKSYSLLDEGNKPPTRQCIFELVYFARPDSIVFGEDVYQCRKEMGRQLALESAPDVDFIMPFPDSGIYCAVGFAQQSGLPYEHAMIRNHYVGRTFIQPSQDMRDFGVQVKINPVKSMIRGKRICIVDDSIVRGTTIRTRVKKLRELGAKEVHFRVSCPPIKHPCFYGIDFSSKGELIAANHSIAEIERFIGLDSLHYLSIDGLLRSVSHPENYCLACFNGDYPIPCAGGGCSRACLEVTD comes from the coding sequence ATGATCAAGCATTACTGCGGCATCTTCGGCATCTACAACCACGTCGAAGCGGCGCGCATGGCATACTTCGGCCTGTACGCCCTGCAACATCGCGGGCAGGAAAGCGCGGGCATCGTCACCTGGGACGGCCAGAAGCTGCGCGAACACCGGGGCATGGGCCTGGTGCCCGACGTGTTCAACGAACGGCACCTGGGCAAGGAGCTGAAGGGCAACATCGCCGTCGGCCACATCCGCTATTCCACCACCGGGGCCTCGCTCATCCGCAATGCCCAGCCGTTTCTGGTGCGCTTCAAGGGCATGGAAATCGCCATCGCGCACAACGGCAACCTGACCAACACCGTGGAGCTGCGCGACGAGCTTGAACAGAAGGGGTCCATCTTCCAGACCTCCATCGACAGCGAGGTGTTCGTGCACCTCATCGCGCACAACATGAACGGCAAGAGCTTCGAGGAAGCCGTCATGGCCGCGTGCAAACGGGTGAAGGGCGCGTATTCGCTGATCATCCTCGCCAACGACAAGCTTATCGCCATGCGCGACCCGAACGGCATGCGTCCGCTGGCGCTGGGCCGTCTGGCCGGTTCGCCGGTGCTGGCAAGCGAAACCTGCGCCTTCGACCTGATGGAGGCGGAATTCATCCGCCCGCTGGACCCCGGCGAAATGCTGGTCATCGAAGGCAACAGCGTGAAAAGCTACAGCCTGCTCGACGAGGGCAACAAGCCGCCCACGCGCCAGTGCATCTTCGAACTGGTCTACTTTGCCCGGCCCGATTCCATCGTGTTCGGTGAAGACGTGTACCAGTGCCGCAAGGAGATGGGCCGCCAACTGGCCCTGGAATCGGCACCGGATGTGGACTTCATCATGCCCTTCCCGGATTCGGGCATCTACTGTGCGGTGGGCTTTGCCCAGCAGTCGGGCCTGCCGTACGAACACGCCATGATCCGCAACCACTACGTGGGCCGCACGTTCATCCAGCCCTCGCAGGACATGCGCGACTTTGGCGTGCAGGTGAAGATCAACCCGGTCAAGAGCATGATCAGGGGCAAGCGGATTTGCATCGTGGACGATTCCATCGTGCGCGGCACCACCATCCGCACCCGCGTGAAGAAACTGCGCGAACTGGGCGCCAAGGAAGTGCACTTCCGCGTCAGCTGCCCGCCCATCAAGCACCCGTGCTTCTATGGCATCGACTTTTCGTCCAAGGGCGAACTGATCGCGGCCAACCATTCCATTGCCGAGATCGAGCGCTTCATCGGGCTGGATTCGCTGCACTACCTGTCCATCGACGGGCTGCTGCGTTCCGTGTCCCACCCCGAAAACTACTGCCTGGCCTGCTTCAACGGCGACTACCCCATCCCCTGCGCGGGCGGCGGGTGCAGCCGGGCGTGCCTGGAAGTGACGGACTAG
- a CDS encoding SIS domain-containing protein, giving the protein MSDCTCGERRTDWIPLGRDVLDIEIEGLTAVRDRLGPSFEAALALLAGCRGRVVVTGLGKSGLVGRKLAATLSSTGTPAFFLHPVEGAHGDMGSLRAEDVVIAISNSGETDELNAILPSLRAIGTSIIAMTGKAQSTLGRAADVVLDSGVPREACPHNLAPTASTTAVLALGDALAVCLIHWKSFTENDFLRYHPGGSLGQRLRLRVQELMHTTGIPVTQDDVGQEEAVRVLDKGGFGAVAVVDGSGRLMGILTDGDVRRAVIRGDYAPRTPVTAIMTCNPRSARSDQSVAELLDIMEQKAITVLPIVDDAHRLLGLIHLHDLLGKGGVSFAG; this is encoded by the coding sequence ATGAGCGATTGCACCTGCGGCGAACGCCGCACCGACTGGATACCCCTCGGGCGCGACGTGCTCGATATCGAAATAGAAGGCCTGACGGCGGTACGCGACAGGCTTGGCCCCTCGTTCGAGGCGGCCTTGGCCCTGCTGGCGGGCTGCCGGGGCCGCGTGGTGGTCACCGGGCTTGGCAAGTCGGGTCTGGTGGGCCGCAAGCTGGCCGCCACCCTGTCTTCCACCGGCACCCCGGCGTTCTTCCTGCACCCGGTGGAAGGCGCGCACGGCGACATGGGCAGCCTGCGGGCCGAGGACGTGGTCATCGCCATCTCCAATTCCGGCGAGACGGACGAACTGAACGCCATCCTGCCCAGCCTGCGGGCCATCGGCACCTCCATCATCGCCATGACCGGCAAGGCGCAGTCCACACTGGGCCGCGCCGCCGACGTGGTGCTGGATTCCGGCGTCCCGCGCGAGGCGTGCCCCCACAACCTGGCCCCCACGGCATCCACCACGGCGGTACTGGCTCTGGGCGATGCCCTTGCGGTGTGTCTCATCCATTGGAAATCGTTTACTGAAAACGACTTTCTGCGCTACCACCCCGGCGGTTCGCTGGGCCAGCGGTTGCGCCTGCGCGTGCAGGAGCTGATGCACACCACCGGCATTCCGGTCACCCAGGACGACGTGGGCCAGGAAGAGGCCGTGCGCGTGCTGGACAAGGGCGGCTTTGGCGCGGTGGCCGTGGTGGACGGCAGCGGCAGGCTGATGGGGATACTTACCGACGGCGACGTGCGCCGTGCGGTGATCCGGGGCGACTATGCCCCGCGCACCCCGGTGACGGCCATCATGACCTGCAACCCGCGCAGCGCCCGCAGTGACCAGTCCGTGGCGGAACTGCTGGACATCATGGAGCAGAAGGCCATCACCGTGCTGCCCATCGTGGACGATGCGCACCGCCTGCTGGGCCTCATCCACCTGCACGACCTGCTGGGCAAGGGCGGCGTGAGCTTTGCCGGGTAG
- a CDS encoding acyl-CoA thioesterase, whose translation MSAKRVQDSEVVMTHRPLPEDANPAGNVHGGVILKHIDLAGAVAAMRHCRTAVVTASIDRMDFRAPVHVGELMQLKASVNLAGGTSLEVGVRVEAENLLTGESRHAASAYLTFVSMGPDRKPVPVPELLLETPAQHRRNREAQRRREQRRDERKREKAAQEALATATVEEVEHYY comes from the coding sequence ATGAGCGCCAAGCGCGTGCAAGACAGCGAAGTGGTGATGACCCACCGCCCCCTGCCAGAGGACGCCAACCCCGCGGGCAACGTGCACGGCGGGGTGATCCTGAAGCACATCGACCTTGCCGGGGCCGTGGCCGCCATGCGCCACTGCCGCACGGCCGTGGTGACGGCCTCCATCGACCGCATGGACTTTCGCGCGCCGGTGCACGTGGGCGAGCTGATGCAGCTGAAGGCCAGCGTGAACCTTGCCGGTGGCACCTCGCTGGAAGTGGGCGTGCGGGTGGAAGCGGAAAACCTGCTCACCGGCGAATCGCGCCATGCCGCCTCGGCCTACCTGACCTTCGTGTCCATGGGGCCGGACCGCAAGCCCGTGCCCGTACCTGAACTGTTGCTGGAAACACCCGCCCAGCACCGCCGCAACCGCGAGGCGCAACGCCGCCGCGAACAGCGGCGCGACGAGCGCAAGCGCGAAAAGGCCGCGCAAGAAGCGCTGGCCACGGCCACCGTGGAAGAGGTGGAGCACTATTACTGA
- a CDS encoding GTPase, translated as MGAAGRDFHNFNVLLRNDPAVHVVAFTAAQIPDIDGRCYPAALAGPHYPDGVPILAERELTTLCRDNDVHEVIFSYSDVSHETVMHAASLALAAGADFRLLSPAATMLRADKPVVAVTAVRTGCGKSPVTRHLCAAFLARGIRPVVVRHPMPYGDLERQAVQRFASHADMDAADCTVEEREEYEHLVDAGITVFAGVDYARILAAAQAEADVLLWDGGNNDTPFFRPDVHLTVLDPLRAGHELTYHPGETNLRMCHVAVINKMDTATPEQVATVRASIAAANPAARVLLADSVVEVDDPAAIRRARVLLVEDGPTLTHGGLPFGAAEAAAEMHGAGRIADPRPYAQGSLKQVFENYPHLGKALPAMGYSRQQLDDLEATINATPCDLVLLGTPVRLDRLIRIDRPWLRVRYTYRDRPDAEDGAGLAEAVLELLGR; from the coding sequence ATGGGCGCAGCCGGGCGCGACTTCCACAACTTCAACGTGCTGCTGCGCAACGACCCCGCCGTGCACGTGGTGGCCTTCACCGCCGCCCAGATCCCGGACATCGACGGGCGCTGCTACCCGGCGGCGCTGGCCGGGCCGCACTACCCGGACGGGGTGCCCATCCTGGCCGAACGCGAGCTGACGACCCTGTGCCGCGACAACGACGTGCACGAGGTGATCTTTTCGTACAGCGACGTATCGCACGAAACGGTCATGCACGCCGCCTCGCTGGCGCTGGCCGCCGGGGCGGACTTTCGCCTGCTGTCGCCCGCCGCCACCATGCTGCGCGCGGACAAGCCCGTGGTGGCCGTCACCGCCGTGCGCACCGGCTGCGGCAAGTCGCCGGTCACCCGGCACCTGTGCGCGGCGTTTCTGGCGCGGGGCATCCGCCCGGTGGTGGTGCGCCACCCCATGCCCTACGGCGACCTGGAACGGCAGGCGGTACAACGCTTCGCCAGCCACGCGGACATGGACGCCGCCGACTGCACGGTGGAGGAACGCGAGGAATACGAACACCTGGTGGATGCGGGCATCACGGTGTTCGCCGGGGTGGACTATGCGCGCATCCTTGCGGCGGCCCAGGCCGAGGCCGACGTGCTGTTATGGGACGGCGGCAACAACGACACCCCCTTCTTTCGCCCGGACGTGCATCTGACCGTGCTGGACCCGCTGCGCGCCGGGCACGAGCTGACCTACCACCCCGGCGAAACCAACCTGCGCATGTGCCACGTTGCCGTAATCAACAAGATGGACACGGCCACGCCGGAACAGGTGGCCACGGTGCGCGCCAGCATCGCCGCCGCCAACCCCGCCGCGCGGGTGCTGCTGGCCGATTCGGTGGTGGAGGTGGACGACCCCGCCGCCATCCGCCGGGCGCGGGTGCTGCTGGTGGAAGACGGCCCCACCCTGACCCACGGCGGCCTGCCCTTCGGCGCGGCCGAGGCTGCGGCGGAGATGCACGGCGCGGGCCGCATCGCCGATCCGCGCCCGTATGCGCAGGGCTCGCTGAAGCAGGTGTTCGAGAACTACCCCCACCTGGGCAAGGCCCTGCCCGCCATGGGCTATTCGCGCCAGCAACTGGACGATCTGGAAGCCACCATCAACGCCACCCCCTGCGATCTGGTGCTGCTGGGCACACCGGTGCGTCTGGACCGGCTGATCCGCATCGACCGGCCATGGCTGCGGGTGCGCTACACCTACCGCGACCGGCCCGACGCGGAGGACGGGGCCGGGCTGGCGGAAGCCGTGCTGGAACTTCTGGGCAGATAG